One window of the Triticum dicoccoides isolate Atlit2015 ecotype Zavitan chromosome 3B, WEW_v2.0, whole genome shotgun sequence genome contains the following:
- the LOC119281938 gene encoding auxin-responsive protein SAUR71-like, with amino-acid sequence MAMAMWRKKETAGASGNAPACVVRSAGEGGGKIPKGYVPMVLVGDAGEREERVLVHVGMLTEPRVLALLEMSAQRFGYGQPGVLRIPCGVERFEQTVRGHRREMQDSACAAAH; translated from the coding sequence ATGGCCATGGCTATGTGGAGAAAGAAGGAGACGGCCGGAGCCAGCGGCAACGCCCCGGCATGCGTTGTTCGCtccgccggcgagggcggcgggaaGATCCCGAAGGGCTACGTCCCGATGGTGCTCGTCGGCGACGCGGGAGAAAGGGAGGAAAGGGTGCTGGTTCACGTCGGGATGCTCACGGAGCCGCGCGTCCTGGCTCTGCTGGAGATGTCCGCGCAGCGGTTCGGGTACGGCCAGCCGGGCGTCCTGAGGATCCCATGCGGCGTGGAGCGGTTCGAGCAGACGGTCCGTGGCCACCGGCGGGAGATGCAGGATTCTGCGTGCGCAGCAGCACACTAG